The Pseudomonadota bacterium genome window below encodes:
- a CDS encoding glycosyltransferase — MQNLVILTEAGKNIGYGHYMRCNALKDHLIINGINALVFVNYYGSGYKSESRFIKCVNWLDKANEVEKIARLFEYVLVDSYLATAEYYEFLKKCFKKVITIDDYNRIQYPVDLIINPNIYGDSIDYTNQSAIAIGGTKYVILRKSIMDININFKIRDKIEKVLVIMGGSDYRGLMPKLIDVLNGKGCYDIVSIAGTEEYMNKLKTQFSRQNKIHFYGFVDDQEIVKLFNLADVVITAAGQTLNELAYMGQPTIAICVDDDQKLNAESFYEKGFLIDKIFWDDEKLYMKIIDQLDKIKEVSIRLQLSQNGRELIDGKGVTNIYEFIKGIDNL; from the coding sequence ATGCAAAATTTAGTTATTTTAACAGAAGCAGGTAAAAACATAGGCTACGGTCATTACATGAGGTGTAATGCTTTAAAAGACCATTTAATAATAAATGGCATCAATGCGCTTGTTTTTGTAAATTATTATGGTAGTGGATACAAAAGTGAAAGCAGATTTATCAAATGTGTTAACTGGTTGGATAAAGCCAATGAGGTTGAAAAGATTGCAAGGCTATTTGAATATGTACTTGTTGACTCATACCTTGCTACTGCAGAATATTATGAATTTCTTAAAAAATGTTTTAAAAAAGTCATTACAATAGATGATTACAACCGGATTCAATATCCAGTTGACCTGATAATTAATCCTAACATATATGGTGATTCCATTGATTATACAAATCAATCTGCCATAGCAATAGGTGGCACTAAATATGTAATACTCCGCAAGTCTATAATGGATATTAATATAAATTTTAAAATAAGAGATAAAATTGAAAAAGTATTAGTTATAATGGGCGGGAGTGATTATAGAGGTCTAATGCCAAAGCTTATTGATGTTTTAAACGGCAAGGGATGCTATGACATTGTCTCAATTGCTGGTACAGAAGAATATATGAATAAGCTTAAGACACAATTTTCCAGACAAAATAAAATTCATTTTTATGGTTTTGTCGATGATCAGGAAATAGTAAAATTATTTAATTTGGCGGATGTGGTAATAACAGCGGCTGGTCAAACTTTAAATGAACTTGCTTATATGGGTCAGCCAACAATTGCAATTTGTGTCGATGATGATCAGAAATTAAATGCAGAAAGCTTTTATGAGAAAGGTTTTTTAATTGATAAAATATTTTGGGATGATGAAAAATTGTATATGAAAATAATTGATCAACTTGATAAAATAAAAGAAGTATCAATAAGATTACAACTTTCACAAAATGGCAGGGAATTAATTGATGGAAAAGGTGTTACAAATATTTATGAATTTATAAAAGGAATTGATAATTTATGA
- a CDS encoding radical SAM protein encodes MRILLINVCIRYNTIIKYIPVGLSCIATALDHAGFHPDIYDIDLHEYNDDEINNFLRKNNNYDIVGFGNIVSGYKFTKKIAIQVKEAMPKTLIVVGNTVATSITEIILTCVPQVDIAVLGEGDRTIVDIAKAVASGKEWRNVAGIAYRSESKIIFSSQREAIPKITDVDFPDYSLFDINTYLSLSYKTISEPIPPVPIERLKALPINTARGCLFNCTFCGHAFKGYRYRYYPFNMVVNFIKELQENYSINYVHFWDELTFFSRKRLEELCQIIEKSKIYFYWKINCRPNTFTWKDLDLLKRAKDLGAMAIGGAFESADNDILKAMNKKMEIEQYIKQVQVARKAGLDVATSLVFGYPQETKETIIKTIDLCRQLSIYPSAGFLLPLPKTPIYDYALQKGLIADEEDYLLSIGDRQDLHINLTKMTDEELIDTLRQELIKLKNALGIPIADDNVLKTTTYKVARK; translated from the coding sequence ATGCGAATTCTACTTATCAATGTATGTATCCGTTATAATACTATCATAAAATATATACCGGTTGGATTGTCCTGTATTGCGACGGCGCTTGATCATGCCGGTTTCCATCCCGATATATACGATATTGATTTGCATGAATACAATGATGATGAAATAAACAATTTTTTAAGAAAAAACAACAATTATGATATTGTTGGTTTTGGGAATATTGTTTCAGGCTATAAATTTACAAAGAAAATTGCCATTCAGGTCAAAGAAGCAATGCCTAAAACTTTAATAGTGGTTGGAAACACGGTTGCAACATCAATCACCGAAATTATTTTGACATGTGTACCGCAGGTAGACATTGCCGTCCTTGGCGAAGGTGATAGAACTATTGTTGATATAGCAAAGGCAGTTGCATCCGGGAAAGAATGGAGAAATGTCGCAGGGATTGCATATAGAAGTGAATCGAAGATTATTTTTTCAAGTCAAAGAGAAGCAATTCCTAAAATTACAGATGTTGACTTCCCTGACTATTCTCTTTTTGACATTAACACGTATCTTTCTCTGTCCTATAAGACTATATCGGAGCCTATACCTCCCGTTCCCATCGAAAGACTAAAGGCTCTGCCGATAAACACTGCAAGAGGATGTCTTTTTAACTGTACTTTTTGTGGTCACGCTTTTAAAGGGTACCGGTATAGATATTACCCATTCAATATGGTTGTAAATTTTATTAAAGAATTACAAGAAAATTATTCCATAAATTATGTTCATTTTTGGGACGAACTCACTTTCTTTTCTAGAAAAAGATTGGAAGAACTGTGCCAGATAATAGAAAAATCTAAAATATATTTTTATTGGAAAATTAATTGTAGGCCAAACACTTTTACTTGGAAGGATCTTGATTTGTTAAAAAGAGCTAAAGACTTGGGAGCAATGGCAATAGGCGGTGCTTTTGAATCAGCAGACAATGATATTTTAAAAGCTATGAATAAGAAGATGGAAATTGAGCAATATATAAAACAAGTACAGGTTGCAAGGAAAGCAGGCCTCGATGTTGCAACGTCCCTTGTTTTCGGATATCCGCAAGAGACGAAGGAAACAATTATAAAAACTATCGACTTGTGCAGACAGCTATCTATATACCCATCAGCAGGTTTTTTACTGCCTCTTCCAAAAACACCTATCTATGATTATGCGTTGCAGAAGGGTCTTATCGCCGACGAAGAAGATTATTTATTAAGCATAGGCGACAGGCAGGATTTACATATAAATCTGACAAAAATGACTGACGAAGAGTTGATAGATACTTTGCGTCAGGAATTAATAAAACTGAAAAATGCTTTGGGCATACCTATAGCTGATGATAATGTATTAAAAACAACAACTTATAAAGTGGCAAGGAAATAA
- a CDS encoding amidohydrolase family protein: protein MKNIFDFNIHLPYPFIQTSGQLAYNEDNITVEQLSKSYIDSLEDLQSSISSANFMFLNENIITEDGVDTVIKRMKGDFKHCYITSLINFRNSKIEDSINRAVELGIDGIKFHSYIQKITENDFDNVLKAAQYAEKHKLFICIDTSYGTSGMYKYDNLRLSAFLSEFISKVPIVLLHSAGARILEAMLLADEKKNIFLETSFSLPYFLGSSVEQDFAFAYKKIGVDRILYGSDFPYISLMDSVHIMNNFFEKYGFDDADIQKIMVQNVFRLKNE from the coding sequence ATGAAAAACATTTTCGATTTTAATATTCATTTGCCATACCCATTCATACAGACCTCTGGTCAGTTAGCGTATAACGAAGATAATATCACCGTAGAGCAATTGAGTAAAAGTTACATCGACAGTTTAGAAGATCTTCAAAGCTCCATAAGTAGTGCAAATTTTATGTTTCTGAACGAAAACATAATAACAGAAGATGGTGTTGATACCGTAATCAAAAGAATGAAAGGTGATTTTAAACACTGCTACATTACTTCCCTTATCAATTTCAGAAATAGCAAGATCGAGGATTCTATAAACAGAGCAGTTGAACTCGGGATAGATGGTATAAAATTCCACTCATATATTCAAAAAATAACAGAAAATGATTTCGATAATGTTCTGAAAGCTGCCCAGTATGCAGAAAAGCATAAATTGTTCATTTGCATAGATACAAGCTATGGAACGTCGGGAATGTATAAATACGATAACCTCAGACTTTCAGCTTTTTTATCAGAGTTTATTTCAAAAGTCCCTATTGTTTTGCTTCACAGTGCAGGAGCAAGGATCCTGGAAGCAATGCTTCTTGCTGACGAAAAAAAGAATATATTTCTGGAAACATCATTTTCATTACCATACTTTTTGGGGTCTTCAGTGGAACAAGATTTTGCCTTTGCTTATAAAAAGATTGGAGTCGATAGGATATTGTATGGATCTGATTTTCCATATATAAGCTTGATGGATTCTGTGCATATAATGAATAATTTTTTTGAAAAGTATGGTTTTGACGACGCTGATATTCAAAAAATTATGGTTCAGAATGTCTTTCGACTAAAAAACGAATAA
- a CDS encoding class I SAM-dependent methyltransferase, which yields MDNTDEALKKVFNETVERYSNRYKTLKYDVRTLGWGTKEQQKYRFLQTISGEIDFKSRHILDIGCGFGDYYSFLKNANIDIKSYKGWDLNPDLIGEARNIFALEKNVTFDVKNIFDNHTDEGLLTDIGVMLGVLNFNLKDTFDNYRYSKIAIDKAFSRVREVLIVDFLSSYLTQSYPKEDFVFYHKPELMLEYAFSLSNNAILKHDYLPIPQKEFMLFIFK from the coding sequence ATGGACAATACAGACGAAGCATTGAAAAAGGTTTTTAATGAAACTGTCGAACGTTACTCGAATAGATATAAAACACTTAAATACGACGTACGAACGCTTGGTTGGGGAACGAAGGAGCAGCAGAAATATAGGTTTTTGCAGACCATTAGTGGAGAGATAGATTTTAAAAGTCGGCATATTCTTGATATTGGATGTGGTTTTGGGGATTACTATAGTTTCTTAAAAAATGCAAACATTGATATTAAATCATATAAGGGGTGGGATTTAAATCCCGACTTAATTGGCGAAGCAAGAAATATATTTGCTTTAGAAAAGAATGTCACATTTGACGTTAAGAATATATTTGATAACCACACTGACGAAGGGCTCTTAACGGATATTGGCGTTATGCTTGGTGTATTGAATTTTAACCTGAAAGACACTTTTGATAATTATAGGTATTCAAAGATTGCCATAGATAAAGCCTTTAGCCGTGTCCGCGAAGTTTTGATTGTTGATTTTTTAAGTTCTTATTTGACGCAAAGTTATCCAAAAGAGGATTTTGTTTTTTATCATAAACCCGAATTGATGCTCGAATATGCATTTTCATTATCTAATAATGCTATTTTGAAGCATGATTACCTTCCCATACCTCAGAAGGAATTTATGTTATTTATTTTCAAATAA
- a CDS encoding methyltransferase domain-containing protein, which translates to MMLERKKIALEERYCPCCNNNDLEKLWSYTFPAKTKKAIWEFNVCNVICRKCGFVFVSPAAIEKDLKDYYFDSYTPYDKQTLDYDINKRIEFIKRNLSHREVYIEIGSNRQSIFHKKLKDIFSKVITVEINNNVARDLQSIEEIYDNNGDVLTHYFVLEHVTNIENYFYNCHRALKAGGIMICEVPDIEFYPQYLSPFMLHEHVNHFSLGLLTRIAENCGFNLIDSSYELCSRPYGVAVAFIKHDRQMASANSIQLNETLTSKISTNYDNKNFFSPILRKAEVGELPGEYEKNKSFFTKALEKMNKFDAQIDNANFLLTEYAKKNMPIILWGANDNLIRFLSKRNSMPKNVFIVDSNPEKKNFFLDDLPVFLPNEVKQEIINSVFIIIFTRLHSNVILEYIKNEYDKLFNNQDLLILDI; encoded by the coding sequence ATGATGCTTGAGAGAAAAAAGATTGCATTAGAAGAAAGATATTGTCCTTGCTGCAATAATAACGACTTAGAGAAACTCTGGAGTTACACATTTCCCGCAAAGACAAAAAAAGCAATATGGGAGTTTAATGTATGCAATGTTATTTGCAGAAAGTGTGGTTTTGTCTTTGTATCACCAGCGGCTATTGAAAAAGATCTAAAAGACTATTACTTCGATTCTTATACGCCCTACGATAAACAGACTTTGGATTACGATATCAACAAACGTATTGAATTCATAAAAAGAAACCTGTCCCATAGAGAGGTCTATATTGAAATAGGCAGCAACAGACAATCAATCTTTCATAAAAAGCTAAAAGATATTTTTTCCAAGGTTATTACTGTTGAGATTAACAACAATGTTGCAAGAGATCTGCAATCCATTGAAGAAATATATGATAACAATGGTGATGTGCTCACACATTATTTTGTTCTGGAACATGTTACAAATATAGAAAATTACTTTTATAATTGTCACAGAGCTTTAAAAGCTGGCGGTATTATGATTTGCGAAGTACCCGACATTGAATTTTATCCTCAGTACCTGAGTCCTTTTATGCTCCATGAGCATGTTAATCATTTTTCTTTGGGGTTGCTCACAAGAATTGCAGAAAACTGTGGATTTAATCTTATAGACAGTTCATACGAATTGTGTAGCAGGCCATATGGTGTTGCTGTGGCTTTTATTAAGCATGATCGGCAAATGGCTTCTGCAAACTCTATACAATTAAATGAAACATTAACGTCAAAAATTAGTACAAATTATGATAATAAAAATTTCTTCTCACCAATCCTTCGAAAAGCAGAAGTGGGAGAATTACCCGGTGAATATGAAAAAAATAAATCATTTTTTACTAAAGCCCTTGAAAAAATGAATAAATTTGATGCACAAATAGATAATGCCAATTTCCTATTGACTGAATATGCAAAGAAGAATATGCCTATTATCCTTTGGGGTGCAAATGATAATTTAATAAGATTTTTGAGTAAAAGAAATTCCATGCCGAAAAATGTCTTTATTGTTGATTCTAACCCGGAAAAAAAGAATTTCTTCCTTGATGATCTTCCCGTTTTTCTACCCAATGAGGTCAAGCAGGAAATAATAAATAGTGTTTTTATTATTATATTTACTCGACTTCACAGCAATGTCATTCTGGAATATATAAAAAATGAGTATGACAAACTATTTAATAATCAGGATTTGCTAATACTTGATATCTAA